The segment TCCTGTCACGTTCTTTGAAAATCTGATCCTCTCGGCCCTTAAGTTTTGCCTCAGGGCTAATATATCCGATAGCGCTGTGAAGACGTACTGTATTGTAATGCTTAACGTACCCCGCTATCACTTCCCTGGCGTCTTTCAAAGA is part of the Desulfovulcanus ferrireducens genome and harbors:
- a CDS encoding transposase, with protein sequence SLKDAREVIAGYVKHYNTVRLHSAIGYISPEAKLKGREDQIFKERDRKLGAARAARKAKRQYLTC